A window of Malania oleifera isolate guangnan ecotype guangnan chromosome 5, ASM2987363v1, whole genome shotgun sequence contains these coding sequences:
- the LOC131155445 gene encoding NAC domain-containing protein 21/22 has translation MGLRDIEATLPPGFRFYPSDEELVCHYLYKKIANEEALKGTLVEIDLHTCEPWQLPEVAKLNSNEWYFFSFRDRKYATGFRTNRATTSGYWKATGKDRMVLDPSTHQIVGMRKTLVFYRNRAPNGIKTGWIMHEFRLETPHMPPKEDWVLCRVFHKSKGENSAKLSPQNMYEASAAASSPTLPASPPTDLAMPCGYHHQFVSSLPSTPQHQTCSNINNNINPSNQQLLNLAVSNLNSFLQFSHHDKNNNINNITAAADQFNSTKGGSTGDDEFGFLWDMSLEESGLGSAGLPSNPVEMRFEDDNSIVFL, from the exons ATGGGTTTAAGGGACATTGAGGCCACACTGCCtccagggtttaggttttatccCAGTGATGAGGAGCTGGTGTGCCATTATCTCTACAAGAAGATTGCAAATGAGGAAGCCTTGAAGGGTACTTTAGTAGAAATTGACTTACATACCTGTGAGCCATGGCAGCTTCCCG AGGTGGCGAAGTTGAACTCCAACGAGTGGTACTTCTTCAGCTTCAGGGACAGGAAATATGCGACGGGGTTTCGGACCAATAGGGCGACGACATCTGGATACTGGAAAGCCACAGGAAAGGATCGGATGGTGCTGGACCCCTCCACCCATCAGATCGTAGGGATGAGAAAGACCCTCGTGTTTTATCGCAACAGAGCTCCCAATGGCATCAAGACCGGCTGGATCATGCATGAGTTCCGCCTCGAGACCCCACACATGCCTCCTAAG GAGGACTGGGTGCTGTGCAGAGTCTTCCACAAAAGCAAAGGGGAGAACAGTGCAAAACTCAGCCCACAAAACATGTATGAGGCCTCAGCCGCAGCCTCTTCTCCAACCTTACCAGCCTCTCCTCCAACAGACCTGGCCATGCCCTGTGGGTATCACCACCAATTTGTTTCATCACTGCCCTCAACCCCACAGCACCAAACCTGCAGCAACATTAATAACAACATTAATCCCAGTAACCAGCAGCTCCTAAACTTAGCTGTTTCAAACCTTAATAGCTTCCTTCAGTTCTCTCATCACGACAAgaacaataatattaacaatatcACAGCTGCAGCTGATCAATTCAACTCCACTAAAGGTGGCAGCACTGGTGATGATGAGTTTGGGTTCTTATGGGACATGAGCTTAGAGGAAAGTGGCCTGGGAAGTGCTGGTTTGCCCTCAAATCCAGTGGAGATGAGATTTGAAGATGACAACAGTATAGTTTTCCTCTGA